In a genomic window of Plectropomus leopardus isolate mb chromosome 6, YSFRI_Pleo_2.0, whole genome shotgun sequence:
- the atad1a gene encoding outer mitochondrial transmembrane helix translocase → MLLKDLPREALLRPLSRNEVVGMLLRLTIFGAATYYSIKWVVDAMDPTAKQKSQAKKRAEQLMKRIGVEGVKLTEYEMNIASHLVDPQTMKVSWRDIAGLDEVINELQDTVILPFQKRHLLAGSKLFQPPKGVLLFGPPGCGKTMIAKATAKASGCKFINLQASTLTDMWYGESQKLTAAVFSLAVKIQPCIIFIDEIESFLRNRSSLDHEATAMMKAQFMSLWDGLDTSSTTQVMVMGATNRPQDVDPAILRRMPASFHVGLPNTRQRQDILRLILAGENLSNAINLKEIAEKTESYSGSDLRELCRDAAMYRVRDYVRKEQMRQIAQQLQDCEEEEKPVDEERLRPVTQLDLLFGLDKMKESKRATAFMLPTVSEVPLD, encoded by the exons ATGCTGCTTAAAGATCTTCCCAGAGAGGCCCTGCTGCGGCCATTGTCCAGGAATGAAGTGGTGGGCATGCTGTTGAGGCTGACCATCTTTGGAGCAGCGACCTACTACAGCATCAAATGGGTTGTAGATGCTATGGACCCCACCGCCAAACAGAAAAGCCAAGCCAAGAAAAGG GCAGAACAGCTGATGAAGAGGATTGGCGTTGAGGGTGTCAAACTAACAGAGTATGAGATGAACATTGCATCTCATCTAGTCGATCCGCAAACAATGAAG GTGTCCTGGAGAGATATAGCAGGTCTGGATGAAGTCATCAATGAGCTGCAAGACACAGTCATCCTGCCCTTTCAGAAGAGACACCTTTTAGCTGGATCCAAACTCTTTCAGCCTCCTAAAG gtgttttattgtttggtcCTCCGGGTTGTGGGAAGACCATGATCGCCAAGGCAACAGCCAAAGCCTCGGGTTGCAAGTTTATCAACCTTCAGGCCTCCACGCTGACAGACATGTGGTACGGCGAATCACAGAAGCTGACTGCGGCTGTCTTCTCATTGGCTGTCAAAATCCAGCCCTGCATCATCTTCATCGATGAGATTG AGTCATTCCTGAGGAACCGCTCCAGTCTGGACCATGAGGCCACAGCCATGATGAAGGCCCAGTTCATGAGCCTGTGGGACGGCCTGGACACTTCCTCAACCACCCAG GTGATGGTGATGGGAGCGACAAACAGGCCCCAGGATGTGGATCCAGCCATTCTGCGCAGGATGCCTGCCAGTTTTCATGTCGGCCTGCCA aACACCAGACAAAGACAGGACATCCTGAGGCTGATTTTAGCAGGGGAAAAT CTGAGCAATGCCATCAATCTGAAGGAGATTGCTGAGAAGACAGAGAGTTACTCTGGCAGTGACCTCCGGGAGCTTTGCCGCGATGCCGCCATGTACCGAGTCCGGGATTACGTCCGCAAGGAGCAGATGAGGCAGATcgcacagcagctgcaggactgcgaggaggaggagaa ACCTGTGGATGAGGAGCGGTTGCGGCCAGTCACCCAGTTGGACCTCCTCTTCGGCCTGGACAAGATGAAGGAATCTAAGCGGGCCACAGCCTTCATGTTACCCACTGTGTCAGAGGTACCCCTGGACTAA